The Solanum lycopersicum chromosome 6, SLM_r2.1 genome has a window encoding:
- the LOC101245265 gene encoding actin cytoskeleton-regulatory complex protein PAN1-like, whose amino-acid sequence MDFHSLARRELQALCKKNKIPANITNVAMADALQSLEFVDGIEEVLKTCESDVANSSMESPGKSEALASVPRTGRRTTQRKTIKHDSETMQTTTRSHCRTRGTVVRDIDEAKKDMLETPALPTTRRRAATTSVRVKLESAMKECEPKEEIVDQVEEEKKDVPKTPAAALTSQRKEVKAKSSVRQVYSTRRSVRLAGKPTQESSTQEDEKSGTLTFDAVSEETEESLEVNSELHSAHKSEILDKKGIDLKSSESLDMKNESDTLSVQNSNTLVQNKIGMEDGVQQDNASDLEVVVLDTKAKEGSEEVALGCNNDGSGEVPMEESEIVAEAKEEIDFQNNSQNLGDDTKSNSDITKQPNGQDESHGDTSDFMAENDGEEEGHFDSDVAGKQELIGEQPIAVSVNPDTNIDSHEVDLFEQSNGEEEAKMRASQQKCVTNMQANIDFLEVNLFEQFNGEVQAKVGGSQHKCLTNMEDAGEVAGEEDLMEEYDVDRTEANMDAPADSLELAGQEESMEEYDADCYEANVDAAADALEVAGEEEQPMEEFDVDGTEASVVAPADAQEVAGDESMDDSEIDYVEATVESAAHSLPPLPAPEPVLTLALDTMQNPSALTSTNSELITQTPVENSSAVTSIGQMLVTDNKENLVCTKENKGTAGDNLQNLSLRKLTKMLKDLNISKNPSGKEAVTRSALQKVPENRLISENEN is encoded by the exons ATGGATTTCCACAGCCTCGCTAGGAGAGAATTGCAAGCTCTTTGCAAGAAGAACAAGATCCCAGCTAACATAACCAATGTTGCCATGGCTGATGCTCTTCAATCTCTTGAATTT GTTGACGGTATTGAAGAGGTCTTGAAAACATGTGAATCTGATGTTGCCAACTCATCCATGGAATCCCCTGGAAAGTCAGAAGCATTAGCAAGTGTACCTCGGACTGGTCGCCGAACTACACAACGAAAGACTATCAAACATGACTCAGAAACTATGCAGACCACGACAAGGAGTCACTGCAGAACAAGAGGAACGGTGGTAAGAGACATTGATGAAGCCAAAAAGGATATGCTGGAGACTCCTGCATTGCCAACTACCAGAAGGAGGGCTGCAACAACTTCAGTTCGTGTTAAGCTGGAATCTGCAATGAAGGAATGTGAACCAAAAGAGGAAATTGTGGATCaggttgaggaagaaaagaaagatgtTCCAAAGACACCAGCAGCTGCTCTCACTAGCCAAAGAAAGGAAGTGAAGGCAAAGAGTTCAGTTAGGCAAGTGTACAGCACTCGTCGATCAGTGAGGTTAGCTGGGAAACCTACGCAGGAATCAAGCACACAAGAGGATGAAAAGTCAGGAACCCTTACGTTTGATGCAGTTTCTGAAGAAACTGAAGAAAGTTTGGAGGTGAACTCTGAGCTGCATTCTGCTCACAAGTCTGAAATATTAGATAAAAAAG GTATTGATTTGAAATCATCCGAGAGTTTGGACATGAAGAACGAATCAGATACCTTGTcagttcaaaattcaaataccttggtacaaaataaaataggcATGGAAGATGGTGTTCAACAAGACAATGCTAGTGATCTGGAAGTTGTTGTCTTAGATACAAAAGCAAAAGAGGGCTCAGAGGAAGTAGCACTTGGCTGCAATAACGATG GATCTGGAGAAGTACCCATGGAAGAATCTGAAATTGTTGCTGAGGCTAAAGAGGAAATAGATTTTCAGAACAATAGCCAGAACTTGGGTGATGATACCAAGAGTAATTCAGATATCACAAAGCAGCCTAACGGACAGGATGAGTCCCATGGTGATACATCTGATTTTATGGCAGAAAATGATGGGGAGGAAGAAGGTCATTTCGATTCTGATGTTGCAGGAAAACAAGAGTTGATTGGAGAACAACCTATAGCTGTAAGTGTCAATCCAGACACTAACATAGATTCTCACGAGGTGGATTTGTTTGAGCAATCCAATGGCGAGGAAGAGGCTAAGATGCGTGCAAGTCAGCAGAAGTGTGTGACTAACATGCAAGCTAACATAGATTTTCTTGAGGTGAATTTGTTCGAGCAATTCAATGGTGAGGTCCAGGCTAAGGTGGGTGGAAGTCAGCATAAGTGTCTGACTAACATGGAAGATGCAGGAGAAGTTGCTGGAGAAGAAGATCTTATGGAAGAATATGATGTTGATCGTACTGAGGCTAACATGGATGCACCAGCTGATTCCCTGGAACTTGCTGGACAAGAAGAATCCATGGAAGAATATGATGCTGATTGTTATGAGGCTAACGTGGATGCAGCAGCTGATGCTCTGGAAGTTGCTGGAGAAGAAGAACAACCCATGGAAGAATTTGATGTTGATGGTACTGAGGCTAGCGTGGTTGCACCAGCTGATGCTCAGGAAGTTGCTGGAGATGAATCCATGGATGACTCAGAAATTGATTATGTTGAGGCTACTGTGGAGAGTGCAGCTCACAGTCTTCCCCCCTTGCCTGCCCCAGAACCAGTCCTCACTCTGGCGCTGGATACGATGCAAAATCCTTCTGCCTTGACAAGCACAAATTCAGAACTCATCACTCAGACACCAGTTGAGAATTCATCAGCAGTGACAAGCATAGGACAGATGCTTGTTACAGATAACAAGGAAAACTTGGTTTGTACGAAAGAAAATAAAGGCACTGCTGGTGATAACTTGCAAAATTTAAGCTTGAGGAAGCTTACAAAAATGTTGAAAGATTTGAACATATCAAAAAATCCTAGTGGAAAGGAG GCAGTAACAAGATCAGCCTTGCAAAAAGTTCCAGAAAACCGTTTGATCAGTGAAAACGAAAACTGA
- the LOC101261925 gene encoding uncharacterized protein — protein MGQAFRKLFDTFFGNSEMRVVMLGLDAAGKTTILYKLHIGEVLSTVPTIGFNVEKVQYKNVVFTVWDVGGQEKLRPLWRHYFNNTDGLIYVVDSLDRERIGKAKQEFQAIIRDPFMLNAVILVFANKQDMKGAMTPMEVCEGLGLYDLKNRKWHIQGACALKGDGLYEGLDWLSSTLKDLKAAGYSSVGTSAF, from the exons ATGGGACAAGCTTTTCGCAAGCTATTTGATACTTTCTTCGGCAACTCTGAGATGAGG GTTGTGATGCTAGGGCTGGATGCGGCTGGGAAAACAACTATATTGTACAAGCTGCATATAGGAGAAGTTCTGTCTACAGTTCCTACTATTG GTTTCAATGTAGAAAAAGTGCAGTACAAGAATGTGGTTTTTACTGTGTGGGACGTTGGAGGACAAGAGAAACTAAGACCACTTTGGAGGCATTATTTCAATAACACAGATGGACTg ATTTACGTCGTTGACTCTTTGGATCGAGAGAGAATCGGAAAGGCAAAGCAAGAGTTTCAG GCAATCATTAGAGATCCATTTATGCTTAATGCTGTTATCTTGGTTTTCGCTAACAAGCAGGACATG AAAGGAGCAATGACTCCAATGGAAGTGTGTGAAGGCCTCGGTCTTTATGATCTTAAAAACCGGAAATGGCATATACAAGGTGCATGTGCTCTTAAAGGGGATGGTCTATATGAGGGACTAGACTGGTTATCAAGCACTTTGAAAGATCTCAAGGCCGCTGGGTACTCTTCAGTGGGGACTTCTGCCTTCTGA